The Anopheles moucheti chromosome 3, idAnoMoucSN_F20_07, whole genome shotgun sequence genome contains the following window.
CAGTCGGTCTCGGTCTTCGGTCTGCACGGGGTGAAAATTCTCACATTTATTTGCCCGCGAACTTATTTACGGAAATGTAACACCTTGGCCGTTGTGTGCGAACAAGAACACATCACCCCCAACGGAGATAGTGGTGGCTGCTACACCCACAGCATCGCGTCAATAGTTTCGCTAGTGTGTTGCTCGGGTACTGCAAATTGCATCGGATGATTTTCCTTGGCCCGCTTGACAAACAACCCGCTCGGTTAGCTCCTTTTTTGCGCGTGTCCTCCCTCCCCGCTTCCCGCCGCATTTCCCTGTCCCACTCCTCACGTtcaaaacagaaaaggaagGACACCGTgtggtgtgtctgtgtgtgttttgtccaCCGTTTTACTTCTACCAAACCCATCGCAGTCGGAAGCTAATAAACCACAAATCGGAAAAAGAAACGCGTGTGAATCGAAGAAAATACGCTCGAAGGCAACTGGTTGTCGTCGGCAATCTTCTATCGCAGTGTTGAAGAATACCCCAGCTGCGGGTTGTGATGTATAGCCATTCGAATTCGGTGCTCTTATAGCTGTTTTTGTTGGTGCTGTGTAACTCGGTTTAATCTCCACcctaaagaagaaggaaatcATTGAAGCGCGAGAAAAATCGCCTACTTTTGTGAAAGAATTTACACAGCACCAAACGGGTAGCGCAGGCTTCTGCTTTAGCCACACACGCGTGGTTTTTGAGATCTTCTAATTGCGTGTGCTTCTATACGGAAGAACGGGTGCTCACGTGTGTGTGGAGCGGAGGGTTTGTTTGTGTCACTTCGACCTCGTGCGATTGTTGTATTCCGTTTTAATTCATCGTTTCACAGGCTCCCTGTAGGCTTGTCTTATCCGTGTTAACAAAAATCTTCCCTCTATTTCCTATCGCAGCGAGCGGTGCATGCAAGTGTGTATAGCGCGTGTACgtagtgtgtgagtgtgtgcatttttttttttagccgAATCACAAACGCAACGCAAAAAGGAGCACTGCGTGCCATCTGGTCTCCAAATCGAAATGCTGCCGGATGCGGTTTAACGTGCCTGTCCGGTGCTCGTCGGGAAGCGAACCGAAACACGAGCGAAAGAACGTCTACCAGGGGCAATAGCTGGATAACCCCCCGTACCCGGTAGGGAAAGCGGACTCCGTAGAAGACTCCGCTGTGTTTGGCGAGGGGCCGCTCCACGGAAAATATGAACTGGCTGTCGTCGACGCCACCGTCAACATCCCGTGACCAGCAGTATCGTCAGCCCCggtcgccaccaccaccgctactACTGCACTGCCCCGCGATCAACCAAATGCGGCGAAGCTCGCTGCCTATCAGCTGCACAGTTTCAGCTAAAAAACGCAACAACCGCAGCACAGCAGTTGCAGTTACCGGCACAACGAAGAGTGGTGAAGAGTGAAGTgacaaaaataaatagcaGGCAAAACAGGCGAgtggtgagagagagagagagagagagaaagagagagagagagtgcacGTGTGAAGAAAGTGTATGAAACAATCGAATATATCCACAGCACGCGGTGCCGAGTGCATCCTTGACAAAGTAGGTCTCTGTGTGTAGTTGCATCCGATCGGTAAGGTAGGCTGCAACAGCTGcctgcgtgtgtgtatttttttatattcgcCTTACGTCTTAGCCAGTTTCTTCGCGTGTGGTGACAgcaagtagaagaaaaaatcgaTCCTAAGCGAGCAAGAAAAAGAATTGTGCGTGTTCAGTGCGTCTAGTGCGTTGTGACGAGGGCGTTGCGTGAGGGCAAGACCGACttggtgggtgtgtgtgtgtataagtCTGAGTTCGGCTATATCAGGGCCCTCAGGTCTCCCCCACATTCTCACCTTTCGACGGCACGGCCGGCACCACCAAAGCACCAGACGGCACCTCACCATGTTCACAGTAAGCGGCGAAGAGACCCAGGTCAGAAGCTGGATGAGTAGACGCAGCATCTGCACCAGATATCACCGATGGACAATGAGAGTCCTCGTGCTAGTGTTGCTAGTCCTGTTGCAGCTGGAATTGCAGGTGCACTTTCAGACGGTAGCAGCCTCACCGGATGATACGTCCTCTTCCGGTTCCACCACATCGACATCCACTCACAGTTCCACAACACAGTCCGGTTCGTCATCAGCGTCAACCTCGTCCCTCGGGATCATACTAGACGAGGATGGCGTGCTGCTAGGTGCGCCCGGTCAACAAACGCTCAGTGAGGAAGCGGCCACACATCTGCACTTCCTGCCAGCGCAGTTAAATTTCGCGCATCGGTCCATCGGTGACCCGCACAATCAGCTGATAGTGCTGTTCAATCGGCACAAAAACCGCAGCGTCTATCTGGGCTCGATCTCCGGCGGTACGGCAGAATTCTCCAGCTCGTACTTCAAGGAGAAGGTGATCCCGCCCGGTGGCAATACCAGCTTCAATGTGGTGTTTCTGCCCCGCAAGCTGGGTGCCGCGGATGGATCACTGCTCGTGCACACGTCCTTCGGCATGCTCCGGTATCCGGTGCAGGGCGAAGGCATCGAATGTCCGTACCGGTTGCGGCCGCTCGTCGGACTGCAGGCACCGCTCAATGCGACACTTGCGCCGGAAATCACACTGTACAACCCTCACGACACACCGCTCCAGATCGTGGAGGTGTACAGCAGCGGGGGGAACTTTCAGCTCGAACTCCCGAGCGGTGCTCAGGAGAGTCCGCAAACGCTGTGGGAAATCCCACCGCATAGTACGCGCACGGTGATAAGGGTGCGGTTTCATGCCCGTACCCCCGGCAACCATCTCGCGTACGTCCGGATCAAGATCTCAGGCGGGGCGGCGAATCCCTCACTCGTCGACAAGATGCTGGTCGTACCGATCGAGGTGGAAATATCGAAGGAGACGGGGTTATACTCGCGGATACCATTTCTGGAGCTAGGCGTCACATCGTCTTTGTCCGAGGAGGTCAGCACGACGGCAAGGCGTACGACGGCCGCGCATGCACTGGCCGCACCGGTGGTAGACAGCGAGTTTGGACTGAACGTCCGGACCGGCCGGAACGTGACCCGGCTCACACTGGACCTCTACAACTCCGGCAGTCAGTCGGTGCGAGTGAAGAGTTGGCTCGTGCAGGCAGATGATATGGAGTCGGTGCACTGTATGCAGGTGCTGGTGGGCGAAGGACCAACGCTGCACGTCGAGTTTGATTGGTCCAAGTTGACGAGCGAACGGCGCCACATCAGTGGCCGGATATTGCTCAAGCTCGAACGGATACTGTCCTCGCCAGACGGGAGTGAACATGCGATGGGGGACGAAGACGATGCGGAGGAGGATGGTGAACAGCAGGAGGAGTTACAGAGTCAGGAGGAAACAACCAGCGCGGAGAGTCGACCGGTGGATGAGTACGAACGGGTGGTTATCCGCATGAACGAGTACGATGGAACCGCTACTTCCACGGAGGAAacaggaggaggaggaggagggtcCGAACGGTCGAAGGTTGTCCCGAGTGTCTACGCCATACCGTTCGCCGGTGAGGTGCTGAAGGGTAGCATCCAGTATAACGAGGAAGTTTTGCGGTTTCTCCTGCCGGCGCACGAACAACCATCCGCCACCGTTAAGGAGGAAGAAGAGGCAGCGGGCAGGGGCCGGGAGCTGGTCGTCCGGAATCACTTCAACGTGCCATTGTCCATCACGAACATTAGCGTACCTGAGAACTGCTCGCGTTACTTCGCGATCGAGCACTTTCGACCGATCGTGCTGCAGCCGAACGACGAGCGAACGTTGCTACGGATCCACCGGAAGGTTACCGATACGGTGTGGGCCGACACCCAGCAACCGTTTACGATCGTCACATCGTTCCGGCTGGCGACTAATATTAGCGACTACGAGCTGCCGGTCCAGGGGTACAGTGGCCGGCTGGAGCGGTTACTATCGCCTACGGTGCGGGACGCATCGTTACTTACGCCAACCGGGTTGGGCGTGCAGCCGGCGGGCGGCGGGATGGATGCGACAGGAGCGCAGGAGCTTGACTTTGGGGTGCTGCCGATCGCAACGATCGGGGAGGCGCTGGTCGCGTTCCGCAATCCCAACCCCATCCCGATCCCGATCATCCACTGGAAGGGGGCGATCACGTCGGACGGGGCGGTCGGAGCGCCCACCATCACGGTAATACTGCGGGGCTGTGGGCCGCTCCGGTTGGACGGGCTGGTGTTCTGCCACACGGTGCAGCCGGGCGAGTGGATCGTGTACCAGATCAGCGTGCAGAGCGGTACGATCGACAGCTACCAGGGCCGGTTCACGGTCAAGACGGACTACGAGGAGATCGTGACGCCGCTCCGGTTTACCACGGCCGTTGGCGAGCTGCACCTGATGCGTGAGCGGTTGCGCTTTGACGATTGTTTTCCGGTAAGTGTATGAATGTAAGAAAGATGTTGTTGATGGAGGCAAGGGGGGATCAGGTGGGTTAAGGCAGGACCTGGTCCAAGTTCAGTTAGTGGAGGTTAAATGAACGACAGTAACGCTGTGACTTCTGGATTGCATTCTTACTGGAGTTGCTATTAGAATtggatgaatctgattcaaaTTTATTCTTCTAAATGTATTcttgaaatgaatgaatgaatttgaatctcttgttaaaaaaatgcatGAATCCCCTAAGATTCTTGAATCATTCAAAATTTGTGACTTCCACCTATGAGCTTGACCTGCAAGGGGCATGATTCGTCACTGCTCTATggattcatgatttttttgtgtcgaTTCCTGACTTGAATGATTCCTcgactaaagattcatatgaatgactcttcttaACAGATTCTTTTAACACAACACTAGTTACTATATCGTAACAACGTACAACAATCTACTCCATTGTCTGCCCAATAATCTCTGGATTTCAATGTTTGCTTTATGATGCATTGCCCACAGAACAGCTTGAGTATTGTTAATACAAGCGAAAGAGGGAGAAAAGttatcaacaaacaatttaTCTGTATGAAACATACAGGCCCTTGGAAAACATTGCTGACCCTGGCCATTGGGCGATGACTTCAATGTTTTGAACGACCCATACATGTTTATGTCATGAATTCCTTGAATATAAATCCCGATCATCAGGGACCGAGAGACCGTCTCGAACCACTCTTTCGTCCCATACTGCAACATTTGAAACATACCACGTTTCAGGCAGTGCTATGCTATTGGGTTCTGTTTAGTGAAAGTTTATCCATATATCCGGGCGACAGTTCGATGAAGAGTCAACGGAAAGGCAAACCAAAATCTCCCAACCGATCGATCGTAACGCCACCAAAATCTCCATTAATGGTGTTGAATTTCAGAGATCGGCAAATGAGCTGGTAGGGGCCGATCGGTTGGCAAAGGAGAACAAGTTCGCGCCACACGACAATGGTTGTGTGGTTTGGCGatgcaaaatgtatgcaaaatgtTGCCGCGTAGGAAACCGGTGGCGTCGCTGATTGTGGGGTTCGTTGTTCCGAAAAGCAATATCTCCAGAGTTGTCGTGGAGCTGGTCGTGTTTTATTGGGTAAATTTTTATCCAATATGGAGAGTTGCACCGAATTGAGAAATGACACCCAAAAAGTGTTAAGAAAGTAGCAAGAAATACCGGAACTgttaattcatttcatttacttGTGGATAATAATTTCtcataatttcattttcgTACTTTTCCTGATTCATGTTACGTATTTTTACGTACTTTGGAAACGTTTGTACGGATTAAGCTTGAACACAGAAGGGAAGGTTTTTGTTGGGTCACGTTGTCGCCATGAGGTATTATGCCTTTCGTCTTTGGATACACAATGATTGTTAGctgtaaatatttataatgaaGCATTTAAGTTTTTagattaataataatgataaagcGATTGATAAGAACTGCTACACCACAACAAACCTCCCGCCTAATGTATTGTTGCGGTTGTTGTTTTCACGGGATTTGTGCGTAGTTAGGTTTTCCTTCATGTTGTGATTATTTATGCGATAAAGCTGCTTAATATGGTACCGAGTGGGGAATTCCACGAGATGTCGTATTTTATTGCTAACAACTATTTatgataaaatgtttaaatacgTAATTGGCGTTATTCATCATTCAGTTTGTATTGAGAGCTAAATTGATTTGCTTAGCTACGAGTAAATAAACTCTAAGAAGGCCAGACACGGCAGACCTAGAGCTCATGAGGTTGTGCCAGTGGAGAAGAAGTGCTGCTATAATTAAGCTGAATTTTTAGTAAAAAATTCGTGACCAGGAACTTTGCTTTTGTCTAGCACTGCTAGAACTGGTTTGGATGAAATTCTGCCAAATAAAATGCACTTTTTCTGTCCTTTCCGTCTGCAAGTtgatgataaatatttaacactcttagataaaaaaaagcaagatcCAAATGTTACGGAAATGAGTGAAACACGCGGAGGGTGATATTGGTtgacattttcttcttcggttgAATCGGAATTGGATGTTTCGGTATGCAAATGCGGCTCGCAGATGTGTGCTCCATTTCGTATCCTCGAGGTTATGCTGGCTCTGGTGCGCTTCTGGTTGACGGAATatagtttttcttctttgatcACATTCAAGAAAAGAAGCATTTTATGATCTTAACAATAAAAAGAAGGTATAACATGTTGGCTGTTACCGGTGTTTGCCGCGAGACAAGCTTTCATGTGTGTTTGATCAGCTGTCAAAGCATTGCCGCATGCCTGGATTCCCCTGTAATACGCAGTACCTTCGACCAATTTCGCACTCGATAAACAGATCGTGAAGATGACGGACTCCCACTGCCACTCGAATCTCGCACGTCTCGCGATTGGCGCATAAAGGGAAGGGCGGACGGGTGTCTGGAGTGGCTGGTAGTAATTATCgcttttttgccatttcaaGTGGGTGAAATATCTGAAACGACACTTGCATTAAGGCATGGAAATCAATTTTTGCTGATTGGAGCCACTGGGAGAGAATTGGACACTTGAACATCTAGCACGAACTGGATTGGTTCGATCGTTAGTGGTGGTTTGAAGTGAGTGGTGCGATGTGTTGGGTTCAGTGTTGGATGAAGCTGAttctgaatctgaatgaatcttgaGAGGAGAAGAGTCGATTCCTTATTGAATGAatgattcctgatttgaatgcaAAGATTCATACGAATGGATCTGCTTGacagattcattaagcacaacgcTTGTTGGGATTGCCGACGTGTGTCGCGATCCATTTTTGGAATAGTTTGATAACTCACGCGTTGAGCTGAATTTTTAGCACTCATACACGCTAAACGGCAAGCTCGGCAACTGTAAAAAGGCAGTGCATTTTTATCGTGTCGCGATAAGAAAGGGGTTAGCGATCGTAGAGAGGTTCAATGATTCTATGTTCACCTTTGCCTACCGACTGTCCACTGGCTAGACAACGAAGGTTCAGCCCTACATTCGGTCGTCGAAGGCCACCTTTATCGTAAGGTACGGCAACCCCGAAATGGAGTTCGTGTGCGCAATCGGTTTGCACTTTAGGTGAACTCGCGCAACAAGACGCTTTGTCCCAGCTCCGCGTGACTATTGCACGACCGTGCTCCCATTTGTCGTGTGTTCCTGTTGTTCATATCTTGGCCCGGAGATCgtgtgatttttattttttgcattgcaaacGCGAACTCTCGTTGTGAAGCGATGCTGCTTCCTTGTGGTTGTGGGGgcccggttttgtttgttccgcTGATTATCAGCTCGGATCAAACCACAGCGTGCCACAGTGCCACGGGGTAATCAGTAGGTGGCCGAGAGATGCTAGACAACAACAGAAAGACTGCCGCTCAGCAAGAAGCCTAGAATTGTGAGTCCCTCGCCACCGCTTGGGAAGGAGCGGGCGACTGATAAGGTGGTATGTTTTCGTAAGTGACCTTGCCGTTGTGCTGATGTTTTCCTGCTCTGTCGGGGGCTGTTTTATAACTTCtccaagcaaaacaaatcagcTGATAGTGCACGATCGATCACGGGATTTGCGTAAGATTAGCAAATAAGCGTTACACACGGAACAGGGCACACAGGAGCACGATCGTTCGGGGTGGTGTCTCTTCTGGATCTTCCACTAGTAAACACATCTACCTGGCTCCACCGTACCAAAACCTGGTCGACTGGTGGAAACTAGGCCATTAGGTCCAAGGTGTGTACTAGTTCGCGGGACATTCGAGGGTATCGGATGCAGGAATGGTACGATCTTCATCAACATTACAACGTCTGATACCGAGCGGCTGAGGACATGCGCCATGCATGTACAATGTTTGTAAACGTAAACGGAGACCAAACTCTAGCTAATGATCGATAATACCATTATCAGGCGCCAGTTTCTTGTTcgggaacatgaaaaaagccACTCGGTTGTTGATGAGTGAGCGGATGTATTTAGCACAAAACAAGCATAATTTTACGTGTTGGtctgactgtttttttttctttgtcgtTCATTAATCAACTGCAAATAAAGCAGAGACTCGGTCGAATTGAATCGATTTCCTATTGAGTTCTACAAATGAAAGTAGGCTTTAACGCACGCCTATGCATAAGAATGTTGTGAGAATTAATGTCTATCGAtctgattaattattttcggAATAGGACCTGAAATTGATCCAGTACCCGCGCGAATTAGGTCTTATGggtttattttatattcagTTTCATTGTTGTTGCAGAGTTCCGCAAAGGCAAGCGAATATGATATCTGTGCCGGTTATGATATCTGCCAGCAACCCAGATTTGAGTCATATCGACTTTGTGTTTGGTTCTGTATGATGTCGCTTCTTAacgaataaaaatactttgaaTTGGATCAGTTCAAGACGCTAATTCTCAAATCCTGGACAAAATTCCCACGCAAATCGTGTGTTGCGCTTACTTCTGGCGCGAGCAACATGAGAAGCACGTAAAGTAAAACGAAATACGAGAAACGATTATTGTAGATTTATATTCaagttttttattaaaatgaaaagtaTTACATTAATGCACAACATTATATGTTGAACTATTGAAAAATATCCAATGCTTGTTCTTAACctcacataaaataaaactggaTATGGCTATCATTTTGGAACGCAGTATAGTGCATATTTTTTTCAGTTTCAATTGACGGGACAATTTAATTCGCTTGCGCGATTCGGAATCgcgcaaaatatttaaaatctaTTCTCTCAATTGCCAAACAATGTAACATTTTTGGGAATCCTATTTTTGACATCGAATTCTAATTGCCAACAGCGCATTATGGTTGCCAATATTATAAAGACAatcacaaacgaaaaaaatggcaatatGTAAATGTCCGTATCCATGCGCGCCCACCACGGTCGTGTTTCATTTCACAATTGCTTTCACTTTCCACTTTAAACaggtttgcgtgtgtgtatgtggaattgattttaattcttcttttttcccctACTCATTACCAGGGCAAGCTATGCACACTGTCACTGTTGGCCGCCTCCAGCTTCCCGACCAAGATCCAGATCGAAAGTATCCGTACGGATGTGCCGGGGCTGAGCTATGAGTTCCTGTCGCCGGACAAGCAGCGTCCACTAGCGCCGAATCAACCGGTCGCCCTGTACCCGGACACGGTCACCAGCATCGGCCGGATGACGCTCGACCCGAAGGCCCACTGTGGCCCGGTGGCGGACTGTTACAGCAGCTTCGATTTGCTGTCGAAACCGTTCGGCGTCAAATGGATGGCCACGCTCGACTGTTACGAGCAGTACCGGCGGCTGGACAGTGATAAGCTACTGCAGCAGCTCCAACGATACGCGGAGATGAGACAGCGGCTGACGAGCGTACAGTTTCAGGTGCTGGCCGAATCGAGCCGGAGGTTCGATTTTAACGCGAGCGTTGATCTGGTGTGGCCCAAGCTGCTGGATGAGAATGTGTTCTTTCCGACGTTGCAGGTAGAGCAGGAAGCGGTCCGGCTGATAACGATCAACAATCCATCGGATCAGATACTGTTCGTGCATCTGGTACTGCACGACGTGGCCATCCACGGACGGCAGCCCATTGTAGATGGTGGCGGCGTTGGTAGCGGCATCAATCTACCTCCCGAGGTGTTAACCGCCTGTGACAACTGTACCCTGAGCGAGGAGAGCgtattttccttcttcctgTTCGACAGTGACGACATATACGTAAATTACGTCAAACCACAATCGTTTCTGCGGATCGCGATCAAGTTTAGTGCCCAGCTGCCCGGCACCTACTCGACCGTACTGTACATGCGCAACAATCTGACGCTAATTGATGCCGCCTGGATACAGGCACGGGCCGTTGTCCCACTGTTCAAGTTTGGCAACAGGCGGCCCGGTTCTGCAACGGCGCTTCAGTTCGAAATCACCGAAAAGCATGCGCAACCGTGCTACGATCGGTTTTATCGCAAGCTACGATCGGAGGGTCGCTTCAAGAAGTACTACATCGATGCCCAGGGCCAGAAGCACGATGTGACGCAGGATGAGCCGGTGGCGGGTGACGGTGaggagaagaaggagtttgtgGTGGAAACGAGACGAACTTTTACGGCGCGCAACTACGGCGAGGTACCGATCCTGATATCCGGCATCCGGATCGAGGAAACATCGTGCGAAGGTTTCGGCTTCAAGGTGCTGGACTGCACACCATTCGAGCTAGCGCCTAACGCTAGCCGCAAGATCGAGATAGCGTTTGCACCCGATTTCACGCTGTCGCGCGTCATGCGCGTACTGCACTTCGACACGAACATAAACCACTTTTCGGTCAACTTTACGCTGCTGGGCACGGTACCGATGCATCGGTTAGATGTTTGCAATGAGATGCTACCGCGGCCCTGGTTCGAGTACTGGTTCCGTGCCGTACTGTTCGTCGTGTTGCCGACCGTGCTGTTCGGTACGCTGGCGGCCGCCGTACTCGACTCGAACCGTGTGCTACGGGTCCATTTTTTGAGCCTCGTGCGCGAGAAAGGGCCGCTGCAGCCGCCGCTTGATCTGCGCCAGATCGCGCTACAACATTCAAACGGGGTGAGTGATGCCGGGAAGGAATCGGCCAATGGTAGCAAAGATGGACGGGCGGGCGGCGGCAGCGGTGGGTCGACGAATCATCAAAACGGTAGCGTGATCAGTGCGTCCTCTACGGTGGTATCCCGCAGTCATCGTAAACCAGATCGTAAAAAtggaacacacacaaaggGTGGAACGGCGACGGTAGCGGCAGGACTGCAGAACGGAAGTACCAGTAGCAGTAGTGGAGCATCCTCGGGCGAAACTACGGGCAGCCGATTCAATCGTAGCTGGACGGATTTTACAACCAAGCTGGGCGCGACTACTAAACCCATCCTTACGGCTGCGACTCCCACATCGTTAACTTCC
Protein-coding sequences here:
- the LOC128301664 gene encoding uncharacterized protein LOC128301664, yielding MFTVSGEETQVRSWMSRRSICTRYHRWTMRVLVLVLLVLLQLELQVHFQTVAASPDDTSSSGSTTSTSTHSSTTQSGSSSASTSSLGIILDEDGVLLGAPGQQTLSEEAATHLHFLPAQLNFAHRSIGDPHNQLIVLFNRHKNRSVYLGSISGGTAEFSSSYFKEKVIPPGGNTSFNVVFLPRKLGAADGSLLVHTSFGMLRYPVQGEGIECPYRLRPLVGLQAPLNATLAPEITLYNPHDTPLQIVEVYSSGGNFQLELPSGAQESPQTLWEIPPHSTRTVIRVRFHARTPGNHLAYVRIKISGGAANPSLVDKMLVVPIEVEISKETGLYSRIPFLELGVTSSLSEEVSTTARRTTAAHALAAPVVDSEFGLNVRTGRNVTRLTLDLYNSGSQSVRVKSWLVQADDMESVHCMQVLVGEGPTLHVEFDWSKLTSERRHISGRILLKLERILSSPDGSEHAMGDEDDAEEDGEQQEELQSQEETTSAESRPVDEYERVVIRMNEYDGTATSTEETGGGGGGSERSKVVPSVYAIPFAGEVLKGSIQYNEEVLRFLLPAHEQPSATVKEEEEAAGRGRELVVRNHFNVPLSITNISVPENCSRYFAIEHFRPIVLQPNDERTLLRIHRKVTDTVWADTQQPFTIVTSFRLATNISDYELPVQGYSGRLERLLSPTVRDASLLTPTGLGVQPAGGGMDATGAQELDFGVLPIATIGEALVAFRNPNPIPIPIIHWKGAITSDGAVGAPTITVILRGCGPLRLDGLVFCHTVQPGEWIVYQISVQSGTIDSYQGRFTVKTDYEEIVTPLRFTTAVGELHLMRERLRFDDCFPGKLCTLSLLAASSFPTKIQIESIRTDVPGLSYEFLSPDKQRPLAPNQPVALYPDTVTSIGRMTLDPKAHCGPVADCYSSFDLLSKPFGVKWMATLDCYEQYRRLDSDKLLQQLQRYAEMRQRLTSVQFQVLAESSRRFDFNASVDLVWPKLLDENVFFPTLQVEQEAVRLITINNPSDQILFVHLVLHDVAIHGRQPIVDGGGVGSGINLPPEVLTACDNCTLSEESVFSFFLFDSDDIYVNYVKPQSFLRIAIKFSAQLPGTYSTVLYMRNNLTLIDAAWIQARAVVPLFKFGNRRPGSATALQFEITEKHAQPCYDRFYRKLRSEGRFKKYYIDAQGQKHDVTQDEPVAGDGEEKKEFVVETRRTFTARNYGEVPILISGIRIEETSCEGFGFKVLDCTPFELAPNASRKIEIAFAPDFTLSRVMRVLHFDTNINHFSVNFTLLGTVPMHRLDVCNEMLPRPWFEYWFRAVLFVVLPTVLFGTLAAAVLDSNRVLRVHFLSLVREKGPLQPPLDLRQIALQHSNGVSDAGKESANGSKDGRAGGGSGGSTNHQNGSVISASSTVVSRSHRKPDRKNGTHTKGGTATVAAGLQNGSTSSSSGASSGETTGSRFNRSWTDFTTKLGATTKPILTAATPTSLTSSLLDAGGRALQATLTKSRRSITPSKEQQQQSSISTELLTSNSPCSSSGGATKDRTKSPSSTSETESKFAKNGPFGGKTASSSASTIDLTSVLESNSTASKQHHHTNCSTSSLASLSSSTSSSSSVTATEEPAAEERPISLTTSLSLFSSSSSSSSSSSSSSSASTTSSSSSSPSPTSKQQHHHHHHHQQNHQSKQQSATTTATTKTNVKKTKSLPVSYESVVVSLASVFAATSTLSRTGTTTTTYTSQKPTAEVTSSTVVTLATGASPTTKVSVPSVQISTKEIPSKLRTGLPNVANGKQLVNASIGNGSTKATVTPNNKQQESSVSCVKSEVGEKAKPFSGTMGTADSGGKENCSSGNIICHEKPSLGNGNAQVESSLQPQQQQLSQMKKFSKTPGRERKPNQSKKGTNGKGTSTGGSAQQYKGTALQFNTPAQQQHKSTTLGTILQNASVPVPSSTAAAATVWGENCARFSDVVAQTPAAKVGGKQSTVTSLLLSMESISWLSGISGSSSSNQNADKSTNHLRSHGSNAYGTMAGSTAGSTQSYRKPLHSLQELPSNGSVSSLSGTNATNRTEQKSKDDSCIDGTPEKEYSAPFVATSASPDLGPIGTSKKSPTGGHNVDGEEEECDGMMGHMAGGRVGSNMAKCWEPFGGHVIHNPTQLAGGSSSEASTTISKAMNAGQQSDSFFSQSFTDFPHRQNDQYRGIASMAGGSNGNMNGITTSSLLSIAGHGFTDHSTGLSHGGNNQQPDNSSSGAVENNFMEARRTSFHSSGQQHQHQQNNHHDWNNTMEAHLQWPMSTHKPLASQPGGLNQNWRTADLWNSLNAQHQYQQQQHHQQQQQMAYESVLHFHSQLARAAAGANQLPGNHPLQHQQQTVPDVRLGHRTSNLNDAWLGTAMSSGQTTVAPPPGFSNHLPSAGTHANMSGLPSNRIVYQDPQQAYNMLLQHQLQQQQQQQQQHQQSQQQLIRQLSSEESNIVGGGNGTSGGSASASTTDSASGQTTVTAAVTAAASTASTSGSSTGTSGSSSSSSSYSPFQFPSIWSPANNIDVWTASTGSSEET